The following are from one region of the bacterium genome:
- a CDS encoding IS110 family transposase codes for LRRGACKMSAIGACMRKLLAIAYGVLKTGTSFEVPA; via the coding sequence GTTGCGCAGAGGCGCTTGTAAAATGAGTGCCATTGGGGCGTGCATGAGAAAATTGCTGGCAATCGCATATGGAGTACTAAAAACCGGCACCTCGTTTGAAGTGCCAGCGTAA